In Primulina eburnea isolate SZY01 chromosome 14, ASM2296580v1, whole genome shotgun sequence, the following proteins share a genomic window:
- the LOC140811093 gene encoding uncharacterized protein → MAVNSGTIGFNDALYLHPSDTPGISLVQDPLIGIENYGVWSKAMFLALQAKNKLGFINVSSVRPAATHPTLHQWERCNAIFLSWLMSSVSKDIFSGIIYCNDASKVWADLKEKFDKICGACASARKYIDHEDQQRLIQFLMGLNDSYGQIRSHILMMTHLPSVNQAYSIVIHEESTRQALASQPIAEIPTAAFYSSSTKKHDLVKCENCQIQGHIKENFFRLIGYPPGHKLHKKFPQHKPMKFNQKYPKPYTNNSFNNSVESGPIDETQPTPVMPHTFTDAQYRQILKLLGDSSPMPEAATNFATSQA, encoded by the exons ATGGCGGTTAATTCGGGAACGATCGGCTTCAACGATGCTCTGTACTTACATCCATCGGATACTCCAGGAATCTCGTTGGTTCAAGATCCTCTCATCGGCATCGAGAATTATGGTGTCTGGAGTAAGGCGATGTTTCTGGCTCTCCAAGCGAAGAACAAGCTTGGATTCATTAATGTCTCCTCTGTTCGACCAGCAGCCACTCATCCAACCTTGCATCAATGGGAGAGATGCAATGCCATTTTTTTATCTTGGCTCATGAGTTCCGTATCGAAAGATATTTTCAGTGGAATTATCTACTGCAATGATGCATCCAAAGTCTGGGCAGATCTGAAAGAAAAGTTTGACAAAATTTGTG GTGCATGTGCCAGTGCTCGAAAATATATTGATCATGAAGACCAACAGCGGCTTATTCAATTTCTTATGGGCTTGAACGATAGCTATGGTCAGATTCGGAGTCATATTCTCATGATGACTCATCTACCCTCTGTCAACCAAGCCTACTCAATAGTGATTCACGAAGAATCAACTCGTCAAGCACTTGCTTCTCAGCCGATTGCAGAAATTCCCACGGCTGCATTTTATTCTTCATCTACAAAGAAACATGATTTAGTGAagtgtgaaaattgtcaaatacAGGGACACATCAAAGAAAATTTCTTTCGGTTGATTGGTTATCCCCCAGGCCATAAATTACATAAGAAATTTCCTCAGCACAAGCCCATGAAATTCAATCAGAAGTACCCCAAGCCTTATACAAACAATAGTTTCAACAATTCTGTTGAGTCTGGGCCAATTGATGAAACACAACCTACTCCTGTGATGCCTCATACATTTACTGATGCCCAATACCGCCAGATTCTGAAACTTCTTGGTGATTCTTCGCCAATGCCAGAAGCCGCAACAAATTTTGCAACTTCACAAGCCTAA
- the LOC140813225 gene encoding nitrate reductase [NADH] 2-like, which produces MAASVEKQTSLSKLPRPFKSSSTTHHRPGSPVRGYSIPTASTDFTFPKISTNNDLSVDYSSDDSNDDDDDEKKHVLAIKKANAELEPSVIDSRDESTADNWVERNSSMVRLTGKHPFNAEAPLPRLMHHGFITPVPLHYVRNHGPVPKASWREWTIEVSGLVKRPTIFTMDQLVKEFPSKEFPVTLVCAGNRRKEQNMVKKTIGFNWGAAGISTSVWRGVPLCSVLKRCGIFSKKKGALNVCFEGAEDLPGGGGSKYGTSLKKQMAIDPSRDILLAYMQNGERLSPDHGFPVRVIIPGFIGGRMVKWLKRIIVTTKESESYYHYRDNRVLPSHVDAELANAEAWWYKPEYIINELNINSVITTPCHEEILPINSWTTQRPYTLRGYAYSGGGKKVTRVEVTMDGGETWHVSSLDHPEKPNKYGKYWCWCFWSLEVEVLDILGAKEIAVRAWDETLNTQPEKLIWNLMGMMNNCWFRVKTNVCKPHKGEIGIVFEHPTQPGNQSGGWMAKESHLEKSSNDAQTLKKSTSTPFMNTNSKMFSESEVKKNNSADSAWIIVHGQVYDCTRFLKEHPGGTDSILINAGTDCTEEFDAIHSDKAKKMLEEYRIGELMTTGYASADSSPNNSVHGPPGDLNLKSIKESMRSVALVPRQKTPCKLVAKTILSHDVRLFRFAFPNEDQVLGLPVGKHIFICATIDEKLCMRAYTPSSSVDTIGYFELVVKIYFKGVNPKFPNGGLMTQYLDSMELGSFIDVKGPLGHIEYTGKGNFLVHGKQKFAKKLAMIAGGSGITPIYQVMQAILKDGDDKTEMYVVYANRTEDDILLRAELDEWAEKHPERVKLWYVLSKPEKEGWRYSRGHVTEDILREHIPEASEYSLALACGPPAMLQFAVSPNLEKMGYPKDSLLVF; this is translated from the exons ATGGCGGCCTCCGTCGAGAAACAGACCAGTTTGTCCAAATTACCCCGTCCATTCAAATCAAGTTCAACAACCCATCACCGGCCGGGCTCCCCGGTCCGCGGTTACAGCATCCCTACGGCCTCCACAGATTTCACATTTCCAAAAATATCCACGAATAACGATTTGAGTGTAGATTATTCATCCGATGATTCTAATGACGATGACGATGACGAAAAGAAACATGTATTAGCCATTAAGAAAGCGAACGCCGAGTTAGAACCGTCTGTTATTGACTCGAGAGACGAGTCCACAGCCGACAACTGGGTCGAGCGGAATTCTTCCATGGTCCGGCTCACCGGAAAACATCCCTTTAACGCGGAGGCGCCGCTGCCGAGGCTCATGCACCACGGCTTCATCACCCCGGTTCCCCTCCACTACGTAAGGAACCACGGGCCGGTCCCGAAAGCAAGTTGGCGTGAGTGGACCATCGAAGTCTCCGGTCTTGTGAAACGCCCCACTATTTTCACAATGGATCAATTGGTGAAAGAGTTTCCGAGCAAAGAGTTCCCCGTCACCCTCGTTTGCGCCGGAAACCGCCGCAAAGAGCAAAATATGGTGAAAAAAACAATAGGATTCAACTGGGGTGCCGCCGGTATCTCCACCTCGGTGTGGCGGGGAGTGCCTCTATGCTCCGTATTAAAGCGGTGCGGGATTTTCAGCAAGAAAAAGGGCGCCCTGAACGTATGCTTTGAGGGGGCGGAAGATCTGCCAGGCGGAGGTGGCTCCAAGTACGGAACGAGTTTGAAGAAACAAATGGCGATAGATCCTTCGAGGGACATCTTATTAGCGTACATGCAAAACGGCGAGAGGTTGAGCCCGGATCACGGGTTTCCCGTTCGGGTCATAATTCCAGGGTTTATTGGTGGGAGAATGGTGAAATGGTTAAAGCGTATAATTGTGACTACAAAGGAGTCGGAGAGCTATTACCATTACAGAGATAATAGGGTTCTTCCTTCGCATGTTGACGCTGAACTTGCAAATGCTGAAG CATGGTGGTACAAACCTGAATATATAATCAACGAACTCAACATCAACTCTGTAATTACGACGCCATGTCATGAAGAAATATTGCCCATTAACTCCTGGACTACTCAGAGACCCTACACTTTGAGGGGTTACGCATATTCAG GGGGTGGGAAGAAAGTGACGAGGGTAGAGGTGACGATGGATGGAGGTGAAACTTGGCATGTAAGCAGCCTCGACCACCCGGAAAAGCCTAACAAGTACGGCAAATACTGGTGCTGGTGTTTTTGGTCACTTGAGGTCGAGGTTTTGGACATCCTCGGCGCCAAGGAAATCGCTGTTCGGGCATGGGACGAAACCCTCAACACACAACCGGAAAAGCTCATTTGGAATCTCATG GGTATGATGAATAATTGCTGGTTTAGAGTAAAAACAAATGTCTGCAAACCACACAAAGGAGAAATCGGTATCGTCTTCGAGCACCCAACTCAACCGGGAAACCAATCTGGAGGCTGGATGGCTAAGGAGAGCCACCTCGAGAAATCCTCAAACGACGCCCAAACCCTGAAGAAAAGCACCTCAACTCCATTCATGAACACCAACTCTAAAATGTTCTCCGAATCGGAGGTTAAGAAGAACAATTCCGCGGACTCCGCATGGATCATCGTACATGGCCAAGTCTACGACTGCACCCGCTTCCTTAAAGAACACCCCGGAGGCACAGACAGCATCCTCATCAATGCCGGCACAGACTGCACGGAAGAATTTGACGCAATTCACTCTGATAAAGCCAAGAAAATGCTCGAAGAATACAGAATCGGAGAGCTGATGACGACTGGCTATGCATCGGCAGATTCTTCCCCTAACAACTCAGTTCACGGCCCGCCTGGCGATCTCAACTTAAAGTCGATTAAAGAATCGATGCGAAGCGTGGCTCTTGTTCCTCGGCAGAAAACTCCTTGCAAACTCGTTGCAAAAACTATACTATCGCATGACGTGAGGCTTTTCCGATTTGCATTTCCCAATGAGGATCAAGTACTGGGATTACCAGTGGGGAAACACATATTCATCTGTGCCACCATTGATGAAAAGTTGTGCATGCGAGCCTATACTCCATCAAGCAGCGTAGATACCATTGGATACTTCGAATTAGTGGTCAAGATTTATTTCAAAGGGGTGAACCCGAAATTCCCCAACGGCGGGCTGATGACTCAGTATTTGGATTCCATGGAACTGGGCTCGTTTATAGATGTGAAAGGTCCATTGGGACACATCGAGTACACAGGAAAAGGTAACTTCCTGGTTCACGGCAAACAAAAGTTCGCCAAAAAACTGGCCATGATCGCCGGCGGATCCGGAATCACCCCGATTTATCAG GTAATGCAGGCGATTTTGAAGGATGGAGACGACAAAACAGAGATGTACGTGGTGTACGCGAATCGCACGGAGGATGATATACTGCTGAGAGCTGAGCTTGACGAGTGGGCGGAGAAACATCCCGAAAGGGTCAAATTGTGGTACGTGTTGTCAAAACCTGAGAAGGAAGGGTGGCGATATAGCAGAGGGCATGTTACTGAAGATATTTTAAGAGAGCATATTCCGGAGGCGTCGGAATATTCGTTGGCTTTGGCATGTGGCCCGCCGGCGATGCTGCAGTTCGCCGTGAGCCCGAATCTGGAGAAGATGGGATACCCTAAGGATTCTTTATTGGTCTTTTGA